The proteins below come from a single Chitinophaga pinensis DSM 2588 genomic window:
- a CDS encoding NAD(P)H-dependent oxidoreductase, with protein sequence MKILIVLAHPELKSMNGAMFERAIAVLTTAGHEVQVSDLYRAQFNPVSDRNNFTTTYDAAFFKQQLEEMHAVESAGFAADIAQEQQKVEWCDLMIWQFPLWWFTVPGVLKGWVDRVFAMGRFYGNSRCYETGMLQGKKALLSLTTGGSEESYLKDGLHGDLAGILKPVHRGMLEFVGFSVLAPQVVYAPVRQSVEERETLLVDWGTRLEGIFEEQPIVVGGY encoded by the coding sequence ATGAAAATACTGATTGTACTAGCCCATCCGGAATTGAAGAGTATGAATGGGGCAATGTTTGAAAGGGCGATAGCGGTACTGACCACGGCGGGGCATGAGGTGCAGGTATCTGATCTCTACAGGGCACAGTTTAACCCGGTGTCTGACCGGAATAATTTTACCACTACTTATGATGCGGCATTCTTTAAACAGCAGCTGGAAGAAATGCATGCGGTGGAAAGTGCTGGTTTTGCGGCAGATATTGCGCAGGAGCAGCAGAAAGTGGAATGGTGTGATCTGATGATCTGGCAATTCCCATTGTGGTGGTTCACGGTACCGGGTGTATTAAAAGGCTGGGTAGACCGCGTATTTGCGATGGGGCGGTTTTATGGCAATAGCCGCTGTTATGAAACCGGTATGCTGCAAGGGAAGAAGGCGCTGTTGTCACTTACGACGGGAGGCTCGGAGGAAAGTTATCTGAAGGATGGATTACATGGGGATCTGGCGGGTATTCTGAAACCGGTACACCGTGGTATGCTGGAATTTGTAGGGTTTAGTGTGCTGGCGCCACAGGTGGTATATGCGCCGGTCAGACAATCTGTGGAGGAGCGGGAGACGCTGTTAGTTGACTGGGGCACGCGTTTAGAAGGGATTTTTGAGGAACAGCCCATCGTCGTAGGAGGGTATTGA
- a CDS encoding SRPBCC domain-containing protein, translated as MKDYKKHFIIPAPPEDLYKALTNPVTIQLWTGEPAEMSTEPGTEFSLWGDSIVGMNLEFEEDKKIVQEWYFGEQEDASIVTIILHPNKKGTDVELRHTNIPDEAYEDIVGGWNETYFGALIDFYTE; from the coding sequence ATGAAAGACTACAAAAAACACTTCATCATCCCGGCGCCGCCGGAAGACCTCTATAAAGCGCTCACCAATCCGGTTACTATTCAACTCTGGACGGGCGAGCCTGCGGAAATGTCTACCGAGCCTGGTACGGAATTCTCCCTCTGGGGCGATAGTATTGTAGGGATGAACCTGGAATTTGAAGAAGATAAGAAAATTGTGCAGGAGTGGTATTTCGGTGAACAGGAAGATGCGTCTATTGTGACGATCATCCTGCATCCGAACAAAAAAGGCACCGACGTTGAACTCAGGCATACCAATATACCAGACGAAGCTTACGAAGACATCGTAGGTGGATGGAATGAGACTTACTTTGGCGCACTGATTGACTTTTATACTGAATAG
- a CDS encoding LysR family transcriptional regulator codes for MLSTRHLVFMEVARERSFSKASEVLFISQPAVSSHIKSLEEQYQTKLFERKGLHIELTEAGQLLYKRLLTVKMIQQETEFDISVMKDKLQATGRLNLGASTTAALYILPRVMSAFNQEYPRVEISLLNRNSEIVLDALLNNEINIGVTEEKGKLSNVTYQPFLKDQIVAVCSHNNPLVRKKEYPLKEILNMPLAIRERGSGTLEAIKQGLKKSKIGLDDLKINVRLGGTEALKNFLVESGCVGFLSTRSIVKELQLGELAVLQFEGLRIERSFYFIQRKGETSELNKRFIKLAKSIYN; via the coding sequence ATGTTATCGACCCGGCATCTGGTATTTATGGAAGTGGCCCGTGAAAGGAGTTTTTCGAAAGCAAGCGAAGTATTATTCATCTCACAGCCCGCAGTGAGCAGCCATATTAAAAGCCTGGAAGAACAGTATCAGACGAAACTATTTGAGCGAAAAGGACTCCATATAGAGCTGACAGAAGCCGGGCAGTTATTATACAAACGGCTGCTGACAGTAAAAATGATCCAGCAGGAGACGGAGTTCGACATTTCCGTCATGAAAGACAAATTACAGGCTACAGGCAGACTGAACCTGGGCGCGAGCACTACAGCCGCCCTATACATACTACCCCGGGTAATGTCCGCCTTTAACCAGGAATATCCCAGGGTGGAGATCTCCCTGCTGAACAGGAACAGCGAAATCGTGCTGGATGCCCTCCTGAACAATGAAATAAATATCGGGGTGACCGAAGAAAAAGGTAAGCTCAGTAATGTGACTTATCAGCCCTTTTTAAAGGATCAGATCGTAGCAGTATGTAGTCATAACAATCCCCTGGTAAGAAAGAAGGAATACCCCCTTAAAGAGATCCTGAACATGCCCCTCGCCATCCGTGAACGCGGCAGCGGTACCCTGGAAGCAATCAAACAGGGGTTGAAGAAAAGTAAGATCGGCCTTGATGATCTCAAAATTAACGTCCGGCTTGGCGGAACGGAAGCATTAAAGAATTTCCTGGTAGAATCCGGTTGTGTAGGATTTTTGTCTACGCGTTCGATTGTCAAGGAGTTACAACTTGGAGAACTGGCGGTTTTACAGTTCGAAGGCCTGCGTATCGAACGTAGTTTTTACTTTATTCAGCGCAAAGGTGAAACCAGCGAACTGAATAAGCGTTTCATCAAATTAGCAAAATCTATCTATAACTAA
- a CDS encoding RNA polymerase sigma factor, with translation MDETQFLQLIEQHQQIIHKICWLYRDSPEDREDLFQEIVCQLWKSAPSFEGRSRFSSWLYRIAINTALTAFRRKQPDLRYPSVLPDMPAGIPDDNEQMERLRIAIRQLNDTDKAIITLYLEELSYQEIAAITGMTENNVGVKINRIKNKLHQLLQQKK, from the coding sequence ATGGATGAAACGCAGTTTTTACAGCTAATCGAACAACACCAACAGATCATTCATAAGATCTGCTGGCTCTACCGGGATTCCCCGGAAGACAGGGAAGATCTCTTTCAGGAGATTGTATGCCAGTTATGGAAATCAGCTCCCTCATTTGAAGGCAGATCCCGGTTCAGTTCCTGGCTGTACCGCATTGCTATCAATACCGCCCTGACTGCCTTCCGCAGGAAACAACCTGATCTCAGATACCCCTCCGTCCTTCCTGATATGCCGGCAGGCATACCGGATGACAATGAACAAATGGAACGCCTCCGGATAGCAATCCGGCAGTTAAATGATACAGACAAAGCAATTATCACGCTGTATCTCGAAGAACTCAGCTACCAGGAAATAGCAGCTATTACAGGCATGACGGAGAATAATGTCGGCGTGAAGATCAACAGGATAAAAAACAAATTGCATCAACTATTACAGCAAAAAAAATGA
- a CDS encoding DUF5071 domain-containing protein — MGNSKPYIPKTKFDDKAVALLRTMTPAQIREDVPALLTWLQDLNWPIASDVSDYLIPYVNDIKNEILDVFRTYDETWKRNVLCLLGDVPHQLDEMLLLSLKRMASAPTPGEKEEEIDLLAIDILLRQAELRQQD, encoded by the coding sequence ATGGGAAATAGTAAACCGTATATACCGAAAACAAAGTTTGACGATAAGGCTGTAGCGTTGCTACGGACCATGACGCCGGCGCAGATCCGGGAGGATGTACCTGCATTGCTGACCTGGTTGCAGGATCTGAACTGGCCGATTGCTTCAGACGTATCTGATTACCTGATACCCTATGTTAATGACATAAAAAATGAAATACTGGACGTCTTCCGGACATACGACGAGACCTGGAAACGTAATGTTTTATGTCTGTTGGGGGATGTTCCGCATCAGCTGGATGAGATGCTGCTCCTATCTCTGAAGAGAATGGCATCAGCACCTACACCCGGCGAAAAGGAAGAGGAAATTGATCTGCTTGCGATAGATATATTACTGCGACAGGCAGAGCTGCGTCAGCAGGATTAG
- a CDS encoding sugar-binding protein translates to MQSSVLLAQSDGLPRGAYQMPYTRYEAENAALDGGAALEQSPQFIQTQIASEASDQKYVSLATNGAGVEWTLTQPAQGVNLRFTMPDDNTGAGRTGSLGLYVNGVKVRTINLSSYWAYQYFPAADPVQTPGGKTFMRFDEVHFRLDAPMNAGDKLSIRKDNNDAITYGIDFVEVEAVPAALPLPANFLSVADYGATANDQTDDFAAFNTCIAAAASQGKHVYIPAGRFLLSDKLALNVSNMKIQGAGIWYTDVNFSTDKQFYGGFMGRASNVEISNFTLSTINNDRLKYDESNPRLPGEMYKTYKGFMGTYGTGSRIHDIWVEHFECGFWIAGYDPPYPIDITNNLVISRCRIRNNYADGVNFCQGTSNSVVEQSSVRNNGDDGLAVWPANAAGNNATCRNNIFRYNTIENNWRAGSIALFGGTGHEIHHNLIKDGVGGSAIRFTNDFPGFTFEYPGDLIKVYENTMIGCGTSYDLWDQKRGAIEFYAGGTGIFNMQFDNNTILRSQRDGIQIYGNNLHHLVFNNTTIDGTGLDPVVRDVPSDVYGGFGLYVQAGSQTATFNNLTVTNAESGAYLNRNNSFQLIIQNINIPVSGVNIKPANDTTLTEGQVLQLSADIIPADATNKNVTWNSSNPSVATVDASGKVTTVGIGTANITVTTASGNFTATRKVTILPGVNITATLPNAAEGGAAGRFTVSTSSLSQSINVKYAVSGTASANDYNANPPLSGTITLTPAQPSAVINITTVDDAVFEGPETLRLTLKPDASYKLGGDTIATITIADNDNPPCISPVIAQVSGTAPVIDNTIDAAWSIAPVRNISNVILGGLPSDYAGKWRAMYDNTNLYLLIEVNDATRISDSGASWWEDDVVEIFLDGDNSKGSAYDGANDFQLGFRWNDNVVHTGSNSATRTTGINFRQYTTATGYNLEVAIPWTTIGTTPAVGKPIGLDIQIDDDDNNGTRDAQIASFATNTTAFSNPSVFGTVYLTTCSGPQNQPPVVNAGADITLAANTTTVTLQGTGSDPEGNAVTYSWTKVSGPAATISNTAIANPVISGLTNGSTYVFQLTVNDGTSSSSDQVQVIVGSVIDPNQPGTIQASPAAGTITVNGNLNESSWNLSQSISKVTTGSPNNTATFGVLWDANNLYIGVKVLDGSLYADSPDPWDNDAVEIFIDANNNKGSTFDGRDNQFIKAYNSSSLFSKTAVTGIQHAYAAITGGYTIEMSIPWSQLNITPAAGVSFGFDAAYDDDDNGGARDGQAVWFGSLFNYENTSGYGTVILANSSPAAVAAAVANEVIAKLKEPAIQILPNPATDGQAKVIISNYSGQGHLFVYDLSGRQVYAAKAQPEVRLNLPQLPKGVYVVKFTYGEKAITKKLLIQ, encoded by the coding sequence ATGCAAAGTAGCGTACTGCTGGCGCAAAGCGATGGCTTACCTCGCGGCGCATACCAGATGCCTTACACCCGTTATGAAGCAGAAAATGCAGCCTTAGACGGAGGTGCAGCCCTGGAGCAATCACCTCAGTTCATTCAGACACAAATCGCCTCCGAAGCATCTGACCAGAAGTATGTCAGTCTCGCTACAAATGGCGCAGGTGTTGAATGGACCCTTACGCAGCCCGCACAAGGGGTGAACCTGCGTTTCACCATGCCTGATGACAATACAGGCGCAGGCCGTACCGGTAGCCTCGGTTTGTATGTCAATGGCGTTAAAGTACGTACGATCAACCTTTCCTCCTACTGGGCCTACCAGTACTTCCCGGCTGCCGACCCAGTGCAGACGCCCGGAGGAAAAACCTTCATGCGTTTTGATGAAGTCCATTTCCGGCTCGATGCGCCCATGAATGCAGGCGACAAACTCAGCATCCGCAAAGACAACAACGACGCCATTACTTATGGTATCGACTTTGTGGAAGTAGAAGCTGTCCCTGCAGCCTTGCCGCTACCAGCCAATTTCCTGTCTGTTGCAGATTATGGCGCTACCGCCAACGACCAGACAGACGACTTTGCGGCGTTCAATACCTGTATCGCCGCAGCGGCTTCACAGGGTAAACACGTGTATATCCCGGCAGGTCGTTTCCTGTTGAGCGATAAACTGGCCCTGAATGTCAGCAACATGAAAATCCAGGGCGCAGGCATCTGGTACACAGACGTTAATTTCTCCACCGACAAACAATTTTATGGCGGCTTTATGGGCCGTGCCAGCAATGTAGAGATCTCTAATTTTACACTCAGTACAATCAACAATGACCGGCTGAAATACGACGAATCCAATCCGAGACTCCCTGGTGAAATGTACAAAACCTATAAAGGTTTTATGGGTACTTATGGCACCGGCTCCCGTATACACGATATATGGGTGGAGCACTTCGAATGCGGTTTCTGGATAGCTGGTTACGATCCCCCTTATCCGATCGACATCACTAACAACCTGGTTATTTCCAGATGTCGTATCCGCAACAACTATGCAGACGGTGTAAACTTCTGTCAGGGTACTTCGAACTCCGTAGTGGAACAATCCAGCGTACGGAATAACGGTGATGATGGTCTGGCCGTATGGCCTGCCAACGCAGCAGGCAATAACGCTACCTGTCGTAACAACATCTTCCGGTACAATACCATCGAAAACAACTGGCGCGCAGGCAGTATCGCCCTGTTCGGCGGTACCGGACATGAGATCCATCACAACCTGATCAAAGACGGCGTGGGCGGTTCCGCAATCCGTTTTACCAACGACTTCCCCGGCTTTACGTTTGAATATCCTGGTGATCTTATCAAAGTATATGAAAACACCATGATCGGTTGTGGCACGAGCTATGACCTGTGGGACCAGAAAAGAGGTGCGATCGAATTCTATGCAGGCGGTACCGGTATTTTCAACATGCAATTTGACAACAATACCATTCTGCGCTCGCAACGCGACGGTATCCAGATCTACGGCAATAATCTGCATCACCTCGTATTCAATAACACCACCATCGACGGTACCGGCCTCGATCCTGTTGTAAGAGATGTGCCTTCTGACGTATACGGCGGTTTCGGACTATATGTCCAGGCAGGATCGCAGACGGCCACATTCAACAACCTGACAGTCACCAATGCTGAATCAGGCGCGTACCTTAACCGGAATAACAGCTTCCAGCTGATCATCCAGAACATCAACATTCCCGTATCAGGCGTGAATATCAAACCGGCGAATGATACCACCCTCACAGAAGGCCAGGTATTGCAGCTGTCAGCTGATATCATCCCTGCTGATGCGACCAACAAAAACGTCACCTGGAATAGTTCTAATCCTTCTGTAGCAACAGTAGACGCCAGCGGTAAAGTGACCACTGTAGGTATCGGTACAGCCAATATCACTGTGACTACGGCCAGCGGTAATTTCACCGCTACGCGTAAAGTAACAATACTACCCGGCGTGAATATCACTGCGACTTTACCGAATGCAGCTGAAGGCGGCGCAGCAGGCAGATTTACAGTCAGCACCTCTTCCCTGTCACAAAGCATTAATGTGAAATATGCGGTATCCGGTACCGCCAGCGCCAATGATTACAATGCCAACCCTCCACTGAGTGGCACAATCACACTAACGCCGGCACAACCATCCGCAGTCATCAACATTACAACAGTGGATGACGCCGTGTTTGAAGGTCCGGAAACATTACGCCTGACCTTAAAACCGGATGCTTCCTATAAACTGGGCGGTGATACCATCGCCACCATTACGATTGCCGATAACGATAATCCTCCTTGCATATCACCTGTCATCGCACAGGTATCCGGTACGGCCCCTGTCATTGACAATACAATCGATGCAGCATGGTCTATTGCTCCGGTGAGGAATATCAGCAATGTCATATTAGGTGGACTACCTTCCGATTATGCTGGTAAATGGAGAGCCATGTATGATAATACCAACCTCTATCTGTTGATAGAAGTCAATGATGCAACCCGCATTTCCGACTCTGGCGCCAGCTGGTGGGAAGATGATGTTGTAGAAATATTCCTGGACGGCGACAACAGTAAAGGAAGTGCCTACGATGGAGCAAACGACTTCCAGCTGGGCTTCCGTTGGAATGACAATGTAGTACACACCGGCTCCAATTCTGCAACGAGAACAACAGGTATCAACTTCAGACAATATACCACTGCAACCGGTTATAACCTGGAAGTGGCTATTCCGTGGACAACCATCGGAACAACACCAGCTGTAGGTAAACCTATCGGACTCGACATACAGATCGACGATGATGATAACAATGGTACACGGGATGCGCAGATCGCTTCTTTTGCCACGAATACCACGGCATTCTCCAATCCTTCCGTATTTGGTACCGTATACCTCACCACCTGCAGCGGTCCGCAGAATCAGCCGCCTGTGGTAAATGCCGGCGCAGACATTACATTGGCGGCTAATACCACAACGGTTACTTTACAGGGTACAGGCTCAGATCCTGAAGGGAATGCAGTGACCTACAGCTGGACAAAAGTAAGCGGTCCTGCCGCTACGATCAGCAATACAGCCATTGCCAATCCTGTTATCAGCGGTCTGACAAACGGCAGCACTTATGTGTTCCAGTTGACCGTAAATGATGGTACATCGTCTTCCAGCGACCAGGTACAGGTGATAGTAGGCTCAGTCATTGATCCGAATCAACCGGGTACTATACAGGCAAGTCCTGCTGCCGGTACGATCACCGTAAATGGTAATCTGAATGAAAGCAGCTGGAATCTATCACAGTCGATCAGCAAGGTAACCACCGGTTCGCCTAACAACACAGCCACCTTCGGCGTACTCTGGGATGCAAACAACCTGTATATCGGTGTAAAAGTGCTGGACGGCTCCCTCTATGCAGATTCTCCTGATCCATGGGATAATGATGCCGTTGAAATCTTCATCGACGCCAACAACAATAAAGGAAGCACTTTTGACGGACGCGATAACCAGTTCATCAAAGCATACAACAGCAGTTCCCTGTTCAGTAAAACAGCTGTAACAGGCATACAACACGCCTATGCTGCTATCACCGGCGGATACACCATAGAGATGAGTATTCCGTGGTCACAGTTGAATATTACGCCTGCTGCAGGCGTATCCTTCGGTTTTGACGCAGCGTATGACGATGATGATAATGGCGGAGCGCGTGACGGTCAGGCAGTATGGTTTGGTTCCTTATTCAACTATGAAAATACTTCAGGATATGGTACGGTGATACTGGCCAACAGTTCACCGGCAGCCGTAGCGGCAGCAGTCGCCAATGAAGTTATTGCAAAGCTGAAAGAACCTGCTATACAGATCTTACCTAACCCTGCTACGGATGGTCAGGCCAAAGTGATCATCTCCAACTACAGCGGTCAGGGACACCTGTTTGTCTATGATCTGAGCGGCAGACAGGTATATGCGGCCAAAGCACAGCCGGAAGTAAGATTGAACCTTCCGCAGTTGCCCAAAGGCGTATACGTTGTAAAATTCACCTATGGTGAAAAAGCAATTACGAAAAAACTATTGATACAATAA
- a CDS encoding SusC/RagA family TonB-linked outer membrane protein, whose translation MKTLTMLLLLICAFHAHISLAAIHSSGPPITISGKITSSDGTPIIGATIRVKGSSAGATTNANGVFTLTSVADNAVLVISSMGYNTMECTLKPTEKGIAATPAKASDAANIRLTEGPSPVLNITLTASVQELGESVVIAYGTVKKRDLTGAVVSIKEADITATPVNNAMEALQGKVAGMDIMRGSGAVGTNPNILLRGSRSIYGDNSPLFIIDGIQSSYDQINPSDIASIDILKDASSTAIYGSAGSNGVVIITTKKGKTGKSSVNLDVFYGLSGSPHFFHGMTGDEYTNYRKELYRTANGEYPQDMSQIFTTEPVLDAYNKGKWIDWVGLITDNTATQQKYHLSLSDGTGKTKVYTSFTYTKEEGILSNENLNRYALRMNLDRDMASWMKVGTNINLNYSIQNARGKNIFTKSLSALPLGDAYDANGNINPVFVQGETTPLGDQLPNQYADNTRTTFAYMNGYLDIKPWKDLSYRSVLGVTLNNYRNGKYWGRQAVSNVVTGYAAPLAAIYNGFTYGYTWENILTYNKTIATDHQLTVTGVTSWAKNSADYNNSLGQGQELDYYQFYNLGNGTQKTGNASSYEQRQRLSFAGRINYSFRGKYLLTLTNRWDGVSHLAKGHKWSTFPAAVVAWRVSDESFMQGAGNWMDELKLRAGYGVTGNSGGMSAYSSQTQAATYQAISLDGKLVPNVQNFGTYSNPLISWERSYNTNIGLDLTILKGRITLNADYYNTDTKGLLFKRSLPVTSGLTAWASPLQTWQNIGQTNNKGVEITLSTRNIVRPAFEWSTNFSFTSNKEKIVYLPDGDVISEKLFIGQPISAHYDYKYQGIWATADEATATLYGAKPGFVKVATNEKFDANGTGDKGVHPYSINDRMVLGSTVPKWLLGVNNNVTFRNFDLNVFTMMRWGQMISSSLLGWYSTTDDGQPAGISYWTPENQSARYPRPGINSTTGIESLRYVDGSFIKIKTITLGYTFPAHLTKYAHISKGRIYASAYNPLIFTRNRDLKGTDPETNGSDTFPLFATYVFGMNITF comes from the coding sequence ATGAAAACACTGACAATGCTGCTGTTGCTCATTTGCGCCTTCCATGCGCATATCTCACTCGCAGCCATTCACTCCTCCGGCCCTCCCATCACCATCAGCGGGAAAATTACAAGCAGCGATGGTACACCCATCATCGGAGCTACCATACGTGTCAAAGGTTCATCCGCCGGCGCTACTACCAATGCCAATGGCGTATTTACACTGACCTCCGTTGCAGATAATGCGGTCCTTGTCATCTCCAGCATGGGTTACAACACCATGGAATGCACACTCAAACCAACTGAAAAAGGCATTGCCGCGACGCCTGCAAAAGCAAGTGATGCAGCGAACATCCGGCTGACGGAAGGGCCGTCTCCTGTGCTGAATATCACCCTCACTGCATCCGTACAGGAATTGGGGGAAAGTGTAGTCATTGCCTATGGTACTGTTAAAAAACGCGACCTGACCGGCGCTGTTGTTTCAATCAAAGAAGCGGATATCACCGCTACGCCTGTTAACAATGCCATGGAAGCATTACAGGGTAAAGTAGCCGGCATGGATATCATGCGGGGATCAGGGGCCGTAGGTACCAACCCCAATATCCTTCTGCGTGGCAGCCGCTCCATTTATGGTGATAATAGTCCGCTGTTTATCATAGACGGTATACAAAGCAGCTACGATCAGATCAACCCTTCTGACATCGCCTCTATCGATATCTTAAAAGATGCCTCTTCTACCGCCATCTACGGATCCGCCGGCTCCAATGGCGTAGTAATCATCACCACGAAAAAAGGGAAGACGGGCAAATCTTCGGTGAACCTGGATGTATTCTATGGCCTCTCCGGTAGTCCGCACTTCTTTCACGGGATGACAGGGGATGAATACACCAATTACCGTAAAGAATTATACCGTACCGCCAACGGAGAATATCCACAGGATATGTCTCAGATCTTCACCACCGAACCGGTGTTGGATGCCTACAACAAAGGGAAGTGGATTGACTGGGTAGGATTGATTACCGACAACACCGCCACGCAGCAGAAATATCACCTTTCCCTCTCTGATGGCACCGGAAAAACAAAAGTCTACACCTCCTTTACCTATACAAAGGAAGAAGGTATTCTCAGCAATGAAAACCTCAACCGCTATGCATTACGTATGAACCTGGACCGCGACATGGCCAGCTGGATGAAAGTCGGTACCAATATCAACCTCAACTACTCCATCCAGAATGCCAGGGGCAAAAACATCTTTACCAAATCATTATCGGCATTGCCACTGGGTGATGCCTATGATGCCAATGGTAATATCAACCCGGTATTTGTACAGGGCGAAACCACACCGCTTGGCGATCAGCTGCCTAATCAGTATGCGGATAACACACGCACCACCTTCGCATACATGAACGGCTACCTGGATATCAAGCCCTGGAAAGATCTCTCCTACCGTTCCGTATTAGGTGTCACGCTCAACAATTATCGCAATGGTAAATACTGGGGCAGACAAGCCGTTTCTAACGTCGTAACCGGCTATGCAGCGCCGCTGGCTGCTATCTATAACGGATTCACTTACGGATATACCTGGGAGAATATCCTTACCTACAATAAAACGATCGCCACAGATCATCAGCTCACCGTCACCGGTGTCACCTCCTGGGCGAAGAACAGTGCTGATTACAACAACTCACTAGGTCAGGGTCAGGAGCTGGATTACTACCAGTTTTACAACCTGGGCAATGGCACACAGAAAACAGGGAACGCCTCCTCCTACGAACAACGTCAACGTCTGTCCTTTGCCGGCAGGATCAACTATAGCTTCAGAGGCAAATACCTGCTGACGCTCACCAACAGATGGGACGGCGTATCGCATCTCGCCAAAGGGCATAAATGGAGCACCTTCCCCGCCGCTGTAGTCGCATGGCGTGTATCGGACGAAAGCTTCATGCAGGGTGCAGGCAACTGGATGGATGAACTAAAACTCCGTGCAGGCTATGGCGTAACGGGTAACTCCGGTGGTATGTCCGCCTATTCCTCTCAGACGCAGGCCGCTACCTACCAGGCGATCTCCCTGGATGGTAAACTCGTTCCTAACGTCCAGAACTTTGGTACCTACTCCAATCCCCTTATCAGCTGGGAAAGAAGTTACAATACCAACATCGGACTGGACCTCACCATATTAAAAGGCCGTATCACCCTGAATGCAGATTATTACAACACAGACACCAAAGGGCTCTTATTCAAACGCTCCCTGCCGGTCACTTCCGGTCTTACTGCATGGGCCTCTCCTTTACAGACCTGGCAGAACATCGGGCAAACCAACAACAAAGGTGTAGAAATCACACTCAGCACCCGTAACATTGTGAGACCTGCTTTTGAATGGAGTACCAATTTCTCCTTCACCAGTAATAAAGAAAAGATCGTATACCTGCCGGATGGCGACGTGATATCAGAAAAACTCTTCATCGGACAACCCATCAGTGCCCATTACGATTACAAATACCAGGGTATCTGGGCCACCGCCGATGAAGCTACCGCCACGCTTTACGGCGCTAAACCTGGTTTTGTGAAAGTAGCTACCAATGAGAAATTTGATGCCAATGGCACAGGCGATAAAGGCGTACACCCCTACTCTATCAACGACCGGATGGTACTGGGTTCAACCGTGCCTAAATGGCTCCTGGGCGTCAATAACAATGTCACTTTCCGCAACTTCGATCTCAACGTATTCACCATGATGCGCTGGGGACAAATGATCAGCAGTAGCCTGCTGGGCTGGTATTCTACAACGGATGACGGTCAGCCGGCCGGCATCAGTTACTGGACGCCCGAAAATCAATCCGCACGCTATCCGCGTCCCGGTATCAACAGCACTACGGGTATAGAGTCACTTCGTTATGTAGACGGTTCTTTTATCAAGATCAAAACAATTACACTCGGCTACACCTTCCCTGCCCATCTGACGAAATACGCGCATATCAGCAAGGGCAGGATCTATGCAAGCGCCTACAACCCGCTGATCTTTACCAGGAATCGCGATCTGAAAGGGACAGATCCTGAAACAAATGGTTCTGATACCTTTCCGCTCTTCGCGACCTACGTATTTGGTATGAACATCACTTTTTAA
- a CDS encoding winged helix-turn-helix transcriptional regulator: MGKRKITSSNSLNLQKLIGFCGMMYAVDMLAGRWKLVILYKLEKKTLRFGELKAIIPEISDRMLTLHLQELEKNGLVIRTAYAEIPPRVEYRLSDSARKLTPIWQQLEEWAIDHKTLMDKNIPDL, encoded by the coding sequence ATGGGAAAAAGAAAAATCACATCCAGCAATTCGCTCAATCTGCAAAAGCTGATCGGCTTCTGCGGAATGATGTATGCCGTCGACATGCTGGCAGGAAGATGGAAACTCGTCATCCTGTATAAACTGGAAAAGAAAACGCTTCGTTTCGGCGAACTCAAAGCCATTATCCCCGAAATCTCCGACCGGATGCTCACCCTACATTTACAGGAACTGGAAAAGAACGGCCTGGTCATCAGGACCGCCTATGCCGAAATTCCTCCACGGGTGGAGTACCGGCTATCCGACAGTGCCCGGAAACTAACCCCTATCTGGCAACAACTGGAAGAATGGGCCATAGACCATAAGACCCTCATGGATAAAAATATCCCCGATTTGTAA